The following proteins come from a genomic window of Elgaria multicarinata webbii isolate HBS135686 ecotype San Diego chromosome 10, rElgMul1.1.pri, whole genome shotgun sequence:
- the GNPDA2 gene encoding glucosamine-6-phosphate isomerase 2, with product MRLVILENYDLASEWAAKYICNRIIQFKPSQSRYFTLGLPTGSTPLGCYQRLIDYHKRGDLSFKYVKTFNMDEYVGLPRSHPESYHSYMWNNFFKHIDIDPSNAHILDGNAPDLEAECDAFERKIEEAGGIDLFVGGIGPDGHIAFNEPGSSLVSRTRLKTLAMDTILANAKYFDGDLSKVPTMALTVGVGTVMDAREVMILITGAHKAFALYKAIEEGVNHMWTVSAFQQHPHTIFVCDEDATLELRVKTVKYFKSLMHVHNKLVDPLHSMKEQN from the exons ATGAGGCTGGTCATACTTGAGAACTATGATCTGGCTAGTGAATGGGCAGCCAAGTATATCTGCAATCGCATCATCCAGTTCAAGCCGAGTCAAAGCAGGTATTTCACCCTTGGTTTACCAACAG GAAGTACACCTCTGGGATGCTACCAAAGACTGATAGACTATCACAAAAGAGGAGATCTCTCCTTCAAATATGTGAAGACATTCAATATGGATGAATATGTGG GGCTTCCCAGAAGCCATCCAGAAAGCTACCATTCGTACATGTGGAACAATTTTTTTAAGCACATTGATATAGATCCAAGCAACGCGCATATTCTCGATGGAAATGCTCCAGATCTAGAGGCAGAGTGTGATGCATTTGAAAGAAAGATAGAGGAAGCTGGCGGGATAGATCTGTTTGTTGGAG GTATTGGTCCGGATGGCCACATAGCTTTCAACGAACCAGGGTCAAGTTTGGTATCCAGAACAAGACTTAAGACATTAGCGATGGACACTATACTTGCAAATGCAAAATACTTTGATGGAGATCTATCTAAAGTTCCAACTATGGCATTAACAGTTGGTGTGGGGACAGTGATGGATGCCAGAGAA GTGATGATTCTAATCACTGGTGCACACAAAGCTTTTGCCTTGTACAAGGCAATTGAAGAAGGGGTCAATCATATGTGGACCGTTTCTGCTTTCCAGCAACATCCTCACACTATCTTTGTATGTGATGAAGACGCTACCTTAGAACTAAGAGTTAAAACGGTCAAGTATTTTAAAA GTTTAATGCATGTGCACAATAAACTCGTGGACCCACTGCACAGTATGAAAGAGCAAAACTGA